The proteins below are encoded in one region of Xenopus laevis strain J_2021 chromosome 8L, Xenopus_laevis_v10.1, whole genome shotgun sequence:
- the ppp1r13l.L gene encoding protein phosphatase 1 regulatory subunit 13 like L homeolog isoform X4, with amino-acid sequence MSGEKIRPTQSLLDINFQSLASQELDLKQMELDSATAKLDELKRDLENRREPVKNSNKEGLQVSSQQTSSASLSPALTRRAHSSPSFTPLIATPSLKPRLSESSMSTASSHAISSSASVPSISISSTVITSPSMARRSIPTERVDPYHTLNPQIPLGRPSSPRHQYYDRPHTSSTRLSSSPYDYAVGPRIPAPSLEGHSGGMYSDWGSLQRRGYEVPHGYTSRFPDDVSSPRRRQQQRIWNESDLDVAYDKKPPQGSKRGADHGIPSSLPIVKAWKESSLDPASISKGDSSSSTLPRGYKFSTGAEPGFQGGEPGWRAGTGSLPRSIQAQQPISRIQVPPPEGRGQPHRPLPLSMICHLQNAFWEHQTPPLSYGMFPAPTVPTAVPTTVPTAVSMPPVPSVPLPMVPEWELPAVTPVPPPTNEEVPRPLSPTRLQPNLPPSLAEVQKVLEDIPRPLRRRGSQELAALASPLPSHRRQYQQIMGRLFGRATPKQSSSPEQPKAEDKLQGSAVKFSISPKEPSLEVDLCNKIDPIPEEIRTDEKIIPDDKLCVILETSDSRVGTSAPVPGDVEFKVPLVIGGSQNLGLRSALKGRGSPHRQRPPRARLDPLILLLDAALTGEMDVVNQALKEVNDPSQPNEEGITALHNAICGANDNIVNLLVSNGANVNAEDSHGWTPLHCAASCNDLEICLLLVRHGAAIFATTHSDGSLAVEKCDPYRERYQECINYLTDVGQCMGEAQSGVVYALWDYSAEFADELSLKEGDTVTVLRKDGEGGSWWWASLCGREGYVPRNYFGLYPRVRSTRSPK; translated from the exons ATGTCAGGAGAAAAGATCAGACCCACGCAGTCTCTTCTCGACATCAACTTTCAAT CCCTGGCCTCTCAGGAACTGGACCTGAAGCAGATGGAGCTGGATTCAGCCACTGCTAAACTGGATGAGCTGAAGAGGGATTTGGAAAACAGGAGGGAGCCGGTAAAGAACAGCAATAAAGAg GGTTTGCAAGTTTCTTCCCAACAGACATCCAGTGCCTCTCTTTCCCCTGCTCTGACACGCCGGGCCCATTCCTCTCCCAGCTTTACTCCGCTCATTGCAACACCTTCACTGAAGCCCCGCCTATCAGAGTCCTCAATGAGCACAGCATCATCACATGCTATTAGCTCTAGCGCTTCTGTTCCTTCCATTTCCATCAGTTCCACAGTTATTACTTCCCCCTCTATGGCCCGTAGGTCTATCCCCACAGAGCGTGTAGATCCCTATCATACTTTAAATCCTCAGATCCCTTTGGGCCGTCCCTCCTCACCTCGCCATCAGTATTATGACCGTCCCCACACATCTTCTACACGGCTGTCTTCCAGTCCATATGATTATGCCGTAGGACCCCGGATACCTGCTCCTAGTCTTGAAGGACATTCAGGAGGAATGTATTCAGACTGGGGTTCATTACAAAGACGAGGCTACGAAGTCCCTCATGGATACACTTCCAGGTTCCCAG ATGATGTCAGTTCTCCACGACGTCGGCAGCAGCAACGCATCTGGAATGAGTCTGATCTAGATGTGGCATATGACAAAAAACCACCGCAAGGAAGTAAGCGAG GAGCAGATCATGGTATTCCTTCTAGTTTGCCCATAGTGAAAGCCTGGAAGGAGAGTAGTCTGGACCCTGCATCGATAAGCAAG GGCGACTCCTCCTCTTCAACACTTCCTCGAGGCTACAAATTCTCTACAGGAGCTGAGCCGGGTTTTCAAGGTGGGGAACCTGGATGGAGGGCAGGGACTGGTTCACTTCCCCGATCTATTCAAGCCCAACAGCCAATCTCCCGCATTCAAGTTCCACCTCCAGAAGGCAGAGGACAGCCTCACCGACCTCTTCCTCTTTCTATGATCTGCCACCTGCAGAATGCATTTTGGGAGCACCAGACTCCACCCCTTTCATATGGCATGTTTCCTGCACCAACAGTACCTACTGCAGTACCTACTACCGTACCTACTGCAGTTTCAATGCCCCCTGTACCATCTGTACCTTTACCAATGGTCCCAGAGTGGGAGTTACCCGCAGTCACTCCAGTGCCTCCTCCCACAAATGAAGAAGTTCCCCGTCCTCTCAGTCCCACTCGTCTTCAGCCAAATCTGCCTCCCTCACTTGCTGAGGTGCAGAAAGTTCTGGAGGACATACCTCGTCCTTTAAGAAGAAGAGGCTCCCAGGAACTCGCAGCACTAGCTTCACCCCTGCCCTCTCATCGGCGCCAGTATCAGCAGATAATGGGACGACTATTTGGAAGGGCCACACCTAAACAAAGCTCTTCTCCTGAGCAACCAAAGGCTGAGGATAAACTTCAGGGGTCTGCAGTTAAATTTAGTATTTCCCCTAAAGAACCATCATTGGAGGTAGATTTGTGCAATAAAATAGATCCAATTCCTGAGGAAATCAGGACAGATGAGAAGATTATACCCGACGATAAATTGTGTGTTATACTGGAGACGTCAGATTCCCGGGTTGGTACATCTGCCCCAGTGCCTGGAGATGTGGAATTTAAAGTACCATTGGTTATCGGTGGAAGCCAGAATTTG GGACTTCGTTCAGCACTGAAAGGTCGAGGTTCACCGCATAGGCAGCGCCCCCCTCGTGCCAGACTTGACCCCCTTATTTTACTTCTGGATGCAGCACTCACAGGAGAAATGGATGTGGTGAACCAGGCTCTTAAAGAG GTAAATGACCCAAGCCAACCAAATGAAGAGGGAATAACTGCTCTCCACAATGCTATATGTGGAGCCAACGATAATATTGTCAACCTGCTTGTTAGCAATGGAGCCAATGTAAATGCTGAAGACAGTCATGGATG GACCCCCCTTCACTGTGCTGCCTCTTGCAATGACCTTGAGATATGCTTACTTTTGGTACGACATGGTGCAGCCATTTTTGCAACCACACACAGTGATGGAAGCCTTGCTGTGGAGAAATGTGATCCTTATAGAGAACGGTACCAAGAGTGTATCAATTACCTTACTG ATGTAGGACAATGCATGGGAGAAGCACAGAGTGGAGTGGTCTATGCTTTGtgggattacagtgcagaatttgCTGATGAGCTTTCATTAAAGGAAGGGGACACCGTTACTGTCCTAAGGAAAGATGGAGAGGGTGGATCTTGGTGGTGGGCTTCTCTTTGTGGTCGGGAAGGCTACGTTCCTCGCAATTACTTTGGG
- the ppp1r13l.L gene encoding protein phosphatase 1 regulatory subunit 13 like L homeolog isoform X3, giving the protein MVQTQPRPKHANFGSVLSLSGGKKIHSKLWTKLIGWRDTFRKMSGEKIRPTQSLLDINFQSLASQELDLKQMELDSATAKLDELKRDLENRREPVKNSNKEGLQVSSQQTSSASLSPALTRRAHSSPSFTPLIATPSLKPRLSESSMSTASSHAISSSASVPSISISSTVITSPSMARRSIPTERVDPYHTLNPQIPLGRPSSPRHQYYDRPHTSSTRLSSSPYDYAVGPRIPAPSLEGHSGGMYSDWGSLQRRGYEVPHGYTSRFPDDVSSPRRRQQQRIWNESDLDVAYDKKPPQGSKRGADHGIPSSLPIVKAWKESSLDPASISKGDSSSSTLPRGYKFSTGAEPGFQGGEPGWRAGTGSLPRSIQAQQPISRIQVPPPEGRGQPHRPLPLSMICHLQNAFWEHQTPPLSYGMFPAPTVPTAVPTTVPTAVSMPPVPSVPLPMVPEWELPAVTPVPPPTNEEVPRPLSPTRLQPNLPPSLAEVQKVLEDIPRPLRRRGSQELAALASPLPSHRRQYQQIMGRLFGRATPKQSSSPEQPKAEDKLQGSAVKFSISPKEPSLEVDLCNKIDPIPEEIRTDEKIIPDDKLCVILETSDSRVGTSAPVPGDVEFKVPLVIGGSQNLGLRSALKGRGSPHRQRPPRARLDPLILLLDAALTGEMDVVNQALKEVNDPSQPNEEGITALHNAICGANDNIVNLLVSNGANVNAEDSHGWTPLHCAASCNDLEICLLLVRHGAAIFATTHSDGSLAVEKCDPYRERYQECINYLTDVGQCMGEAQSGVVYALWDYSAEFADELSLKEGDTVTVLRKDGEGGSWWWASLCGREGYVPRNYFGLYPRVRSTRSPK; this is encoded by the exons GACCAAACTAATTGGTTGGCGGGACACCTTTCGCAAGATGTCAGGAGAAAAGATCAGACCCACGCAGTCTCTTCTCGACATCAACTTTCAAT CCCTGGCCTCTCAGGAACTGGACCTGAAGCAGATGGAGCTGGATTCAGCCACTGCTAAACTGGATGAGCTGAAGAGGGATTTGGAAAACAGGAGGGAGCCGGTAAAGAACAGCAATAAAGAg GGTTTGCAAGTTTCTTCCCAACAGACATCCAGTGCCTCTCTTTCCCCTGCTCTGACACGCCGGGCCCATTCCTCTCCCAGCTTTACTCCGCTCATTGCAACACCTTCACTGAAGCCCCGCCTATCAGAGTCCTCAATGAGCACAGCATCATCACATGCTATTAGCTCTAGCGCTTCTGTTCCTTCCATTTCCATCAGTTCCACAGTTATTACTTCCCCCTCTATGGCCCGTAGGTCTATCCCCACAGAGCGTGTAGATCCCTATCATACTTTAAATCCTCAGATCCCTTTGGGCCGTCCCTCCTCACCTCGCCATCAGTATTATGACCGTCCCCACACATCTTCTACACGGCTGTCTTCCAGTCCATATGATTATGCCGTAGGACCCCGGATACCTGCTCCTAGTCTTGAAGGACATTCAGGAGGAATGTATTCAGACTGGGGTTCATTACAAAGACGAGGCTACGAAGTCCCTCATGGATACACTTCCAGGTTCCCAG ATGATGTCAGTTCTCCACGACGTCGGCAGCAGCAACGCATCTGGAATGAGTCTGATCTAGATGTGGCATATGACAAAAAACCACCGCAAGGAAGTAAGCGAG GAGCAGATCATGGTATTCCTTCTAGTTTGCCCATAGTGAAAGCCTGGAAGGAGAGTAGTCTGGACCCTGCATCGATAAGCAAG GGCGACTCCTCCTCTTCAACACTTCCTCGAGGCTACAAATTCTCTACAGGAGCTGAGCCGGGTTTTCAAGGTGGGGAACCTGGATGGAGGGCAGGGACTGGTTCACTTCCCCGATCTATTCAAGCCCAACAGCCAATCTCCCGCATTCAAGTTCCACCTCCAGAAGGCAGAGGACAGCCTCACCGACCTCTTCCTCTTTCTATGATCTGCCACCTGCAGAATGCATTTTGGGAGCACCAGACTCCACCCCTTTCATATGGCATGTTTCCTGCACCAACAGTACCTACTGCAGTACCTACTACCGTACCTACTGCAGTTTCAATGCCCCCTGTACCATCTGTACCTTTACCAATGGTCCCAGAGTGGGAGTTACCCGCAGTCACTCCAGTGCCTCCTCCCACAAATGAAGAAGTTCCCCGTCCTCTCAGTCCCACTCGTCTTCAGCCAAATCTGCCTCCCTCACTTGCTGAGGTGCAGAAAGTTCTGGAGGACATACCTCGTCCTTTAAGAAGAAGAGGCTCCCAGGAACTCGCAGCACTAGCTTCACCCCTGCCCTCTCATCGGCGCCAGTATCAGCAGATAATGGGACGACTATTTGGAAGGGCCACACCTAAACAAAGCTCTTCTCCTGAGCAACCAAAGGCTGAGGATAAACTTCAGGGGTCTGCAGTTAAATTTAGTATTTCCCCTAAAGAACCATCATTGGAGGTAGATTTGTGCAATAAAATAGATCCAATTCCTGAGGAAATCAGGACAGATGAGAAGATTATACCCGACGATAAATTGTGTGTTATACTGGAGACGTCAGATTCCCGGGTTGGTACATCTGCCCCAGTGCCTGGAGATGTGGAATTTAAAGTACCATTGGTTATCGGTGGAAGCCAGAATTTG GGACTTCGTTCAGCACTGAAAGGTCGAGGTTCACCGCATAGGCAGCGCCCCCCTCGTGCCAGACTTGACCCCCTTATTTTACTTCTGGATGCAGCACTCACAGGAGAAATGGATGTGGTGAACCAGGCTCTTAAAGAG GTAAATGACCCAAGCCAACCAAATGAAGAGGGAATAACTGCTCTCCACAATGCTATATGTGGAGCCAACGATAATATTGTCAACCTGCTTGTTAGCAATGGAGCCAATGTAAATGCTGAAGACAGTCATGGATG GACCCCCCTTCACTGTGCTGCCTCTTGCAATGACCTTGAGATATGCTTACTTTTGGTACGACATGGTGCAGCCATTTTTGCAACCACACACAGTGATGGAAGCCTTGCTGTGGAGAAATGTGATCCTTATAGAGAACGGTACCAAGAGTGTATCAATTACCTTACTG ATGTAGGACAATGCATGGGAGAAGCACAGAGTGGAGTGGTCTATGCTTTGtgggattacagtgcagaatttgCTGATGAGCTTTCATTAAAGGAAGGGGACACCGTTACTGTCCTAAGGAAAGATGGAGAGGGTGGATCTTGGTGGTGGGCTTCTCTTTGTGGTCGGGAAGGCTACGTTCCTCGCAATTACTTTGGG
- the ppp1r13l.L gene encoding protein phosphatase 1 regulatory subunit 13 like L homeolog isoform X1 — protein sequence MLCTSYSFLGIFISMCTCYLFIMVQTQRRHKLSRFGSVLSLSEGKKLRSRVWTKLIGWRDTFRKMSGEKIRPTQSLLDINFQSLASQELDLKQMELDSATAKLDELKRDLENRREPVKNSNKEGLQVSSQQTSSASLSPALTRRAHSSPSFTPLIATPSLKPRLSESSMSTASSHAISSSASVPSISISSTVITSPSMARRSIPTERVDPYHTLNPQIPLGRPSSPRHQYYDRPHTSSTRLSSSPYDYAVGPRIPAPSLEGHSGGMYSDWGSLQRRGYEVPHGYTSRFPDDVSSPRRRQQQRIWNESDLDVAYDKKPPQGSKRGADHGIPSSLPIVKAWKESSLDPASISKGDSSSSTLPRGYKFSTGAEPGFQGGEPGWRAGTGSLPRSIQAQQPISRIQVPPPEGRGQPHRPLPLSMICHLQNAFWEHQTPPLSYGMFPAPTVPTAVPTTVPTAVSMPPVPSVPLPMVPEWELPAVTPVPPPTNEEVPRPLSPTRLQPNLPPSLAEVQKVLEDIPRPLRRRGSQELAALASPLPSHRRQYQQIMGRLFGRATPKQSSSPEQPKAEDKLQGSAVKFSISPKEPSLEVDLCNKIDPIPEEIRTDEKIIPDDKLCVILETSDSRVGTSAPVPGDVEFKVPLVIGGSQNLGLRSALKGRGSPHRQRPPRARLDPLILLLDAALTGEMDVVNQALKEVNDPSQPNEEGITALHNAICGANDNIVNLLVSNGANVNAEDSHGWTPLHCAASCNDLEICLLLVRHGAAIFATTHSDGSLAVEKCDPYRERYQECINYLTDVGQCMGEAQSGVVYALWDYSAEFADELSLKEGDTVTVLRKDGEGGSWWWASLCGREGYVPRNYFGLYPRVRSTRSPK from the exons GACCAAACTAATTGGTTGGCGGGACACCTTTCGCAAGATGTCAGGAGAAAAGATCAGACCCACGCAGTCTCTTCTCGACATCAACTTTCAAT CCCTGGCCTCTCAGGAACTGGACCTGAAGCAGATGGAGCTGGATTCAGCCACTGCTAAACTGGATGAGCTGAAGAGGGATTTGGAAAACAGGAGGGAGCCGGTAAAGAACAGCAATAAAGAg GGTTTGCAAGTTTCTTCCCAACAGACATCCAGTGCCTCTCTTTCCCCTGCTCTGACACGCCGGGCCCATTCCTCTCCCAGCTTTACTCCGCTCATTGCAACACCTTCACTGAAGCCCCGCCTATCAGAGTCCTCAATGAGCACAGCATCATCACATGCTATTAGCTCTAGCGCTTCTGTTCCTTCCATTTCCATCAGTTCCACAGTTATTACTTCCCCCTCTATGGCCCGTAGGTCTATCCCCACAGAGCGTGTAGATCCCTATCATACTTTAAATCCTCAGATCCCTTTGGGCCGTCCCTCCTCACCTCGCCATCAGTATTATGACCGTCCCCACACATCTTCTACACGGCTGTCTTCCAGTCCATATGATTATGCCGTAGGACCCCGGATACCTGCTCCTAGTCTTGAAGGACATTCAGGAGGAATGTATTCAGACTGGGGTTCATTACAAAGACGAGGCTACGAAGTCCCTCATGGATACACTTCCAGGTTCCCAG ATGATGTCAGTTCTCCACGACGTCGGCAGCAGCAACGCATCTGGAATGAGTCTGATCTAGATGTGGCATATGACAAAAAACCACCGCAAGGAAGTAAGCGAG GAGCAGATCATGGTATTCCTTCTAGTTTGCCCATAGTGAAAGCCTGGAAGGAGAGTAGTCTGGACCCTGCATCGATAAGCAAG GGCGACTCCTCCTCTTCAACACTTCCTCGAGGCTACAAATTCTCTACAGGAGCTGAGCCGGGTTTTCAAGGTGGGGAACCTGGATGGAGGGCAGGGACTGGTTCACTTCCCCGATCTATTCAAGCCCAACAGCCAATCTCCCGCATTCAAGTTCCACCTCCAGAAGGCAGAGGACAGCCTCACCGACCTCTTCCTCTTTCTATGATCTGCCACCTGCAGAATGCATTTTGGGAGCACCAGACTCCACCCCTTTCATATGGCATGTTTCCTGCACCAACAGTACCTACTGCAGTACCTACTACCGTACCTACTGCAGTTTCAATGCCCCCTGTACCATCTGTACCTTTACCAATGGTCCCAGAGTGGGAGTTACCCGCAGTCACTCCAGTGCCTCCTCCCACAAATGAAGAAGTTCCCCGTCCTCTCAGTCCCACTCGTCTTCAGCCAAATCTGCCTCCCTCACTTGCTGAGGTGCAGAAAGTTCTGGAGGACATACCTCGTCCTTTAAGAAGAAGAGGCTCCCAGGAACTCGCAGCACTAGCTTCACCCCTGCCCTCTCATCGGCGCCAGTATCAGCAGATAATGGGACGACTATTTGGAAGGGCCACACCTAAACAAAGCTCTTCTCCTGAGCAACCAAAGGCTGAGGATAAACTTCAGGGGTCTGCAGTTAAATTTAGTATTTCCCCTAAAGAACCATCATTGGAGGTAGATTTGTGCAATAAAATAGATCCAATTCCTGAGGAAATCAGGACAGATGAGAAGATTATACCCGACGATAAATTGTGTGTTATACTGGAGACGTCAGATTCCCGGGTTGGTACATCTGCCCCAGTGCCTGGAGATGTGGAATTTAAAGTACCATTGGTTATCGGTGGAAGCCAGAATTTG GGACTTCGTTCAGCACTGAAAGGTCGAGGTTCACCGCATAGGCAGCGCCCCCCTCGTGCCAGACTTGACCCCCTTATTTTACTTCTGGATGCAGCACTCACAGGAGAAATGGATGTGGTGAACCAGGCTCTTAAAGAG GTAAATGACCCAAGCCAACCAAATGAAGAGGGAATAACTGCTCTCCACAATGCTATATGTGGAGCCAACGATAATATTGTCAACCTGCTTGTTAGCAATGGAGCCAATGTAAATGCTGAAGACAGTCATGGATG GACCCCCCTTCACTGTGCTGCCTCTTGCAATGACCTTGAGATATGCTTACTTTTGGTACGACATGGTGCAGCCATTTTTGCAACCACACACAGTGATGGAAGCCTTGCTGTGGAGAAATGTGATCCTTATAGAGAACGGTACCAAGAGTGTATCAATTACCTTACTG ATGTAGGACAATGCATGGGAGAAGCACAGAGTGGAGTGGTCTATGCTTTGtgggattacagtgcagaatttgCTGATGAGCTTTCATTAAAGGAAGGGGACACCGTTACTGTCCTAAGGAAAGATGGAGAGGGTGGATCTTGGTGGTGGGCTTCTCTTTGTGGTCGGGAAGGCTACGTTCCTCGCAATTACTTTGGG
- the ppp1r13l.L gene encoding protein phosphatase 1 regulatory subunit 13 like L homeolog isoform X2 has translation MLCTSYSFLGIFISMCTCYLFIMVQTQRRHKLSRFGSVLSLSEGKKLRSRVWTKLIGWRDTFRKMSGEKIRPTQSLLDINFQSLASQELDLKQMELDSATAKLDELKRDLENRREPVKNSNKEGLQVSSQQTSSASLSPALTRRAHSSPSFTPLIATPSLKPRLSESSMSTASSHAISSSASVPSISISSTVITSPSMARRSIPTERVDPYHTLNPQIPLGRPSSPRHQYYDRPHTSSTRLSSSPYDYAVGPRIPAPSLEGHSGGMYSDWGSLQRRGYEVPHGYTSRFPDDVSSPRRRQQQRIWNESDLDVAYDKKPPQGRADHGIPSSLPIVKAWKESSLDPASISKGDSSSSTLPRGYKFSTGAEPGFQGGEPGWRAGTGSLPRSIQAQQPISRIQVPPPEGRGQPHRPLPLSMICHLQNAFWEHQTPPLSYGMFPAPTVPTAVPTTVPTAVSMPPVPSVPLPMVPEWELPAVTPVPPPTNEEVPRPLSPTRLQPNLPPSLAEVQKVLEDIPRPLRRRGSQELAALASPLPSHRRQYQQIMGRLFGRATPKQSSSPEQPKAEDKLQGSAVKFSISPKEPSLEVDLCNKIDPIPEEIRTDEKIIPDDKLCVILETSDSRVGTSAPVPGDVEFKVPLVIGGSQNLGLRSALKGRGSPHRQRPPRARLDPLILLLDAALTGEMDVVNQALKEVNDPSQPNEEGITALHNAICGANDNIVNLLVSNGANVNAEDSHGWTPLHCAASCNDLEICLLLVRHGAAIFATTHSDGSLAVEKCDPYRERYQECINYLTDVGQCMGEAQSGVVYALWDYSAEFADELSLKEGDTVTVLRKDGEGGSWWWASLCGREGYVPRNYFGLYPRVRSTRSPK, from the exons GACCAAACTAATTGGTTGGCGGGACACCTTTCGCAAGATGTCAGGAGAAAAGATCAGACCCACGCAGTCTCTTCTCGACATCAACTTTCAAT CCCTGGCCTCTCAGGAACTGGACCTGAAGCAGATGGAGCTGGATTCAGCCACTGCTAAACTGGATGAGCTGAAGAGGGATTTGGAAAACAGGAGGGAGCCGGTAAAGAACAGCAATAAAGAg GGTTTGCAAGTTTCTTCCCAACAGACATCCAGTGCCTCTCTTTCCCCTGCTCTGACACGCCGGGCCCATTCCTCTCCCAGCTTTACTCCGCTCATTGCAACACCTTCACTGAAGCCCCGCCTATCAGAGTCCTCAATGAGCACAGCATCATCACATGCTATTAGCTCTAGCGCTTCTGTTCCTTCCATTTCCATCAGTTCCACAGTTATTACTTCCCCCTCTATGGCCCGTAGGTCTATCCCCACAGAGCGTGTAGATCCCTATCATACTTTAAATCCTCAGATCCCTTTGGGCCGTCCCTCCTCACCTCGCCATCAGTATTATGACCGTCCCCACACATCTTCTACACGGCTGTCTTCCAGTCCATATGATTATGCCGTAGGACCCCGGATACCTGCTCCTAGTCTTGAAGGACATTCAGGAGGAATGTATTCAGACTGGGGTTCATTACAAAGACGAGGCTACGAAGTCCCTCATGGATACACTTCCAGGTTCCCAG ATGATGTCAGTTCTCCACGACGTCGGCAGCAGCAACGCATCTGGAATGAGTCTGATCTAGATGTGGCATATGACAAAAAACCACCGCAAGGAA GAGCAGATCATGGTATTCCTTCTAGTTTGCCCATAGTGAAAGCCTGGAAGGAGAGTAGTCTGGACCCTGCATCGATAAGCAAG GGCGACTCCTCCTCTTCAACACTTCCTCGAGGCTACAAATTCTCTACAGGAGCTGAGCCGGGTTTTCAAGGTGGGGAACCTGGATGGAGGGCAGGGACTGGTTCACTTCCCCGATCTATTCAAGCCCAACAGCCAATCTCCCGCATTCAAGTTCCACCTCCAGAAGGCAGAGGACAGCCTCACCGACCTCTTCCTCTTTCTATGATCTGCCACCTGCAGAATGCATTTTGGGAGCACCAGACTCCACCCCTTTCATATGGCATGTTTCCTGCACCAACAGTACCTACTGCAGTACCTACTACCGTACCTACTGCAGTTTCAATGCCCCCTGTACCATCTGTACCTTTACCAATGGTCCCAGAGTGGGAGTTACCCGCAGTCACTCCAGTGCCTCCTCCCACAAATGAAGAAGTTCCCCGTCCTCTCAGTCCCACTCGTCTTCAGCCAAATCTGCCTCCCTCACTTGCTGAGGTGCAGAAAGTTCTGGAGGACATACCTCGTCCTTTAAGAAGAAGAGGCTCCCAGGAACTCGCAGCACTAGCTTCACCCCTGCCCTCTCATCGGCGCCAGTATCAGCAGATAATGGGACGACTATTTGGAAGGGCCACACCTAAACAAAGCTCTTCTCCTGAGCAACCAAAGGCTGAGGATAAACTTCAGGGGTCTGCAGTTAAATTTAGTATTTCCCCTAAAGAACCATCATTGGAGGTAGATTTGTGCAATAAAATAGATCCAATTCCTGAGGAAATCAGGACAGATGAGAAGATTATACCCGACGATAAATTGTGTGTTATACTGGAGACGTCAGATTCCCGGGTTGGTACATCTGCCCCAGTGCCTGGAGATGTGGAATTTAAAGTACCATTGGTTATCGGTGGAAGCCAGAATTTG GGACTTCGTTCAGCACTGAAAGGTCGAGGTTCACCGCATAGGCAGCGCCCCCCTCGTGCCAGACTTGACCCCCTTATTTTACTTCTGGATGCAGCACTCACAGGAGAAATGGATGTGGTGAACCAGGCTCTTAAAGAG GTAAATGACCCAAGCCAACCAAATGAAGAGGGAATAACTGCTCTCCACAATGCTATATGTGGAGCCAACGATAATATTGTCAACCTGCTTGTTAGCAATGGAGCCAATGTAAATGCTGAAGACAGTCATGGATG GACCCCCCTTCACTGTGCTGCCTCTTGCAATGACCTTGAGATATGCTTACTTTTGGTACGACATGGTGCAGCCATTTTTGCAACCACACACAGTGATGGAAGCCTTGCTGTGGAGAAATGTGATCCTTATAGAGAACGGTACCAAGAGTGTATCAATTACCTTACTG ATGTAGGACAATGCATGGGAGAAGCACAGAGTGGAGTGGTCTATGCTTTGtgggattacagtgcagaatttgCTGATGAGCTTTCATTAAAGGAAGGGGACACCGTTACTGTCCTAAGGAAAGATGGAGAGGGTGGATCTTGGTGGTGGGCTTCTCTTTGTGGTCGGGAAGGCTACGTTCCTCGCAATTACTTTGGG